A segment of the Streptomyces sp. NBC_01235 genome:
GACCACGGGGATGCCATGGCCCTGGAGCTCGGCGATGACGCCGGACCAGCTGGCCGCGTCGGCGAACGCGCCGTGGATGAGGACGACGGTGGGCGTGGTGGTGGTCATGGCTGTGCTCTCTCCTGAAGGTCAGATGTGCAGGGCGTCGCGCAGGGTGCCGACGGCCAGGGTGATGGCGGCTTCGGCGGCGTACGTCGAGCGCAGGGCGTTGAGCATCACGAAGTCGTGGATGATGCCCTGGAACCGCACGGCGGTGACGGGGACGCCGGCCGCGCGCAGCTTGTTGGCGTAGGCCTCGCCCTCGTCGCGCAGGACGTCGGCCTCGCCCGTGATCACCAGCGCCGGCGGCAGACCGGTCAGCTGCTCGGTGGTGGCGCGCAGCGGGGACGCGGTGATCTGGGCGCGTTCGCCCTCGTCGGTCGTGTACTGGTCCCAGAACCACTGCATGCCGTCACGGCGCAGGAAGTAGCCGGTGGCGAACTGGTGGTAGGAACCGGTGTCGAAACTGGCGTCGGTGACCGGGTAGAACAGCACCTGCTGCACCAGCGGCACCCCACCGCGCTCCTTGGCCATCAGCGTCAGCGCGGCGGCCATGTTCCCGCCGACCGAGTCACCGGCGACGGCGATACGCGTGGCGTCCAGCCCCTTGGAGGCGCCCTCCTCGACGATCCACCGGGCGACGGCGAAGTTCTGCTCGATGGCGACCGGGTAACGGACCTCGGGCGAGAGGTCGTACTCGGGGAAGACCACCGCGGCCCCGGCGCCGACGGCGAGCTCGCGCACCAGACGGTCATGGGTGTGCGCGTTGCCGAACACCCAGCCCGCGCCATGGATGTACAGGACCACCGGCAGGGCACCCTCCGCGCCGGCCGGCCTGACGATCCGGGCCCGGACACTCCCCGTGGGGCCACCGGTCACGGTGACCCACTCCTCGTCGACCGCGGGCTTGTCGATCTCACCCGACTGCACCTCGTCGACCGCCTTGCGCCCCTCCGCCGGAGGCAGGTCGAAGAGGAACGGCGGGTTCGCCGTCGCCTCTACGAAGGACTGGGCAGCGGGCTCAAGGACCGGCGTGACCGGCTCGACGACGTCGGACATGGCAGCTCCTGC
Coding sequences within it:
- a CDS encoding alpha/beta hydrolase, whose protein sequence is MSDVVEPVTPVLEPAAQSFVEATANPPFLFDLPPAEGRKAVDEVQSGEIDKPAVDEEWVTVTGGPTGSVRARIVRPAGAEGALPVVLYIHGAGWVFGNAHTHDRLVRELAVGAGAAVVFPEYDLSPEVRYPVAIEQNFAVARWIVEEGASKGLDATRIAVAGDSVGGNMAAALTLMAKERGGVPLVQQVLFYPVTDASFDTGSYHQFATGYFLRRDGMQWFWDQYTTDEGERAQITASPLRATTEQLTGLPPALVITGEADVLRDEGEAYANKLRAAGVPVTAVRFQGIIHDFVMLNALRSTYAAEAAITLAVGTLRDALHI